GTATAAAATTCAGATTTTTCATGCTAAGATGAAAATACGATGGCCATTTTTGTGATGCTGTTGTTGACATTTAAAAGATAATGATGCAGTTTGAGAAATGCCAAATTGAGTGAATAATGCTCTGCCTGAGATGAGAGAGTATTTAGCTTGTCTTTAGCCTGGGATTGTGATTGTAGATTGTTCATTTTAAAGACTGAATCATAAGAAGCTATTTGACTCATCATGGGTGATAGAACCTAACCTAAACCTGGCATGGATATATTATTGCTTATATTAGAAGGTAACTTGGGATTGTAACATTCAGTATGTTGTTTGTGAAAATAACTTGTGCTGATCATATGGCAAAAGTTGAAGCTAGGCAGAACAATGCCCTTACAGTTCAGGATCTAAAGATTCTTAACCCTTCTGATTTTCCTGAGAGTTATTCGAGGACTGATAAGACAAAATTGCGAGGTAAAGTTGTCCCTTATGACACCCATTAAACTGTATGACATGTGCTAAAATTGCTATAAAGACAACCTGAGCACCTTCAGCTACCAGTCCAATCAATAACCAAAATTAAAAAACATGTATTCTTGCAAATCAAGTGAATAGCAAGGATTCAGTTTATGATAATCCATCGATGATGCATGTGGGAAACCAATTACCAATGGAGTTGCAGAATAGTGGATACGATACATCAATTACAGAAATTAAAAAGGTATTTATGGCTTTGAAGACCAAGAAGGCAATTACAGAAGTCAAAAAGTGTCCATGTCGCTGAGGATGAAGAATTTGAATCATTCTAGATCAATTATCCCGAAATTGGAGAGAAGGATCTTTACTTGATCAACAAAGTCTGAGCCTGTAGCATACTCTGTTAGCATCCCAACAGCAAAACCAAACATTGCCCATCTGTTTGGCCACAAAAAAAGGACACATCAAATCAAAAGGGCTTATTATGCTCATCAAACTATTGCTCAACATAAGCTAACTTGATCTAAGAATGTGAAATTCAGCAAAGCTAAACAAGTAGCTAAGAGAGGAACTACGAAGATTTACTTTAGGATACAAGGCGATTGATCATAAAACGTTCATTTTCTAAAAATCCTCAACTGCATTTCATGGCAGATTCTTACCTATCCAGTCCATATATAGAAACATTCAATTCTCATATTTTAGAAGAAGCAAAATGATGTGCCAGAGTGAATTTCTTTTATTACAAAAAATGACTTTATTTATGTCAGTAGATGACCAATTGTTACTGGTTCGCATAAACCTCACAAAGAATTTATGTTCTAAATTTACAACCACAGGCAGAAACTACTATAAATCTTTGTGATAGAATAGGGTTCCTACCACCCAGGTAGTACAATGGATGGTAATATCACTTTAGTTTCTCTTGAGGACAAACAATGATCATGACAGCGTCCAAAGTCATTAGTAAGTACTTCCTCGCTTTGGACTTCACTTAGAAGAGGATGGGCAACCAGACAATTTGGTTGATGTTCTTAGAATTCATCTTCATTTTGAATCATTTATCCCAACAATGGATTTAAGCTATGTAGGAGATCCATCACTAATGAAACAATGCAAAAAGGCAACACAGATTAAATAATTGCAAAAATTCACGCCACGACAGGGAAGCCATAAATTAATCAGCTATCAGAAACAACATGTTGGtttaaatttctaaatttaatCCATTACTGTGCATTCAATCATAAAACTTTGTCCTTTATTGAAATAAATCCTGGTTCTGGCACAGATAATTGCGAAGGAAATAACCAATCAAATTCAGTCTCTCTGTTGACCCTTCTGAGTTCGATCTTAAAAGGTTAGAATCCTAAAACAGAGGTTTCCTTACAGAAGACCCAAATCAGGAAGTCAGAGTCCGCTATCCTTTCAGAAAGTAATGTATTTTTGTTAGTCCATAACTCTAAAATACTAAAGGGTTTGAGCACAACTGCTATACTTCTAGGATTTTTATAATGGCGTATTGCTGCCTCGAGAGTCACTAACAGTTACTAAGAGAGGAATAAAGCCTAGAAAAGAACAGCAATGGAATGAGATGGTAGCAGGAGGAAAGAGCAAACTGCTGCCATGCAGAAGGTACATAAAAGGGTGCAAAATGCAAATTGCCCCAGAAGAGAAGGAGGAGAACAAAAGTGAGGTGAGGTTTGGGAGCTGCCTGCCACTAATTACATTGATATCTAGTGGACAATGGTTAGGGGACGCACTGTCTAAAATTGAGTGAAAAAAGTTTTTGAGTTCATGAATAAGTTTCAGGATTGCTTCCTAGGGCTTGGGATTTTGGTTGAAACTAGCTGTGCTGGTACATATTATGGCAGAGCTCATATCAATTGTTTTCCTTCTATTTTGTGAATCACACAAATCGAATGAGAAGCAATTcaattttaacaattaaaatatgagaaaaaaaattaCCAAAAGCCCCAAAATCCACAATAAATCTTAGCTTAGCTAAGCTCAATCCAACTAATTAATCCACATAAACCCAGATAACAAAACTTGATTTTAAATGGTATTACCTCCCATTTGCAATCTCATTCTTGCTAAGGAATCCAAAGAAAGGACCCTCATCTGACTCCTCAAGTTTCTTTTGCTTAAAATACTCCTGAAGCTCCTTACCCTTTTGCCTCTGAAACTCTAAAGTGATCACATTCTTATCCTCCAAAGCCACCTGAGCAGCCGGCTTGGGTGGTGGAACAACCGTAGAAGATGGTGAAGAAGGAGGGACAGGCTTCAAAGGAGGTGAAGGAGATGGTGGAGAGGGTTCTCTAAGAGGAGGAGCCACAGGTCTCCTTATAGGTCCCTCAGCTTGAGAGCTCCTGATGGTCACAGCACAAGGCTTTACAGTTGTGGAAAATCTAAAACAAGAGGAAGTGGAGGAGGTTGCTGATGAAGAGGAAGATGAAGGAGAGGAGCATGATGATGATGGGTTAGGGATTCTGATGCATGGAATTGAGGATGCCACTGTCATCTTCCTCTTTCTCTCCTGTTTCTCTCTCCAAATCTTATCTTAAGTCTGTTTTTAGGGGGTTTTGGGTATGTGGGTGTTATCAAAATCAGAAGACGTGTGTGTGGATAAGGTGCGGCCAACCGCGGAGATGGTACAAAGTTAGCTTTGTCCGTCTATTGCAGGAGAGATGATCTTGGCGTCTTGCAGCCTCTAAAATTTTGCGTGTGAACTGTGAAGTTTGAACAAATACAATCCCCATGAAACTTTTTAAAATTACATGGAGGGTCTAGGATAGGAGTGGCAATTTCGCGACTCGAATACGAATGTGATCAACACAAATAAGACTTGATTAATAAATCGTATAAAAAATTTGAATATAaatatgacttttttttttatgcGAGGTACAACATAATCTACACAAttcaatataattcatttaatataCTTTAACACGGTCGTcgcttttaatttttataaaataatatattacatacaatttacatattttaatcatgcataaataattataaaataatatttttaatttattatataaatttataaattaaattaattttaataataaaaaattaattattataaaataagaaATTTCTAATGTAGTAAATAATTAAGGTTATATttactaattttattttttaataatgtatTTATAAGTTAGTGGGTTAAAACGATTGATGAGTTAAAatgaattaacaaataaaaaaaagttgGCGATTTACATTGAtgcccaaaatatgtccaagagggggtgaattggactttaaaataattttttgattaTTACTCAAAACCTTTAAAAAATTATAGTTTGGTTCAACCTAATTTTCTATTGTGAAATATGTGCAATATTGCTCAATTGATAAATTGATACAAAGTTGACTCATAAGCattcagtatactgatctaacaggATATATTGGCATTCAGTAAGAATTTCAGTAATCTGAATAAAATCACAGCACAACAAACAGAACAGTAAACAGAATATATCAGTTGACAGCAGATATAGCAGTAGTCAAATTATATCAGATATCAACAGATTCAACAGTAAACAGAATTTCTCAGTTTGTAGCAATGTTGACAGAAAACAATATCAATTTTCAACTCAGCAAAAAATACTTCAATCCAAAAATAAAAATGCATAAATTTAAAGAGTAAGAGTTGAGAGAATTGAacactgaatttttatagtggttcggctcaactagcctacatccactctctcaaagattccACTTTGAGTATTCACTCCACTATTATTCTCTTTTAAAGgtaagagacaaaagccctttacaaatcttctcactaaagcttttacaagtagcttcacacttttaCCAAGTGTTATcacaaacacttttcacaatcaagcttcaataggtgcttgaataacATCTCATAAATGCTAAAAAAGTATTtaaaactcaatctcactcaatacaacagaatctataaagaagagatgagtaggtaagccaatgatgagcaataaaaccaATTTAGAGCACTTTAAATGAAAGCTTTAATGATCTTAAAAGGTTAGGAATAGTAaagagactttcattaagtgcaaaatggccaagagtaagtgtatttatagctttggacttctgaccgtttgagaactcatttgaacgttgcaatttcaaatttcaagaaaatagccgttattttttcGTTTTCTGTGATGTTGTACAGAGTTTAGTCAATTAACAAACCAGCTAGCATACCAGACTTAGTAGCAAACTAGTTAGCATATCAGGAAAACTTTTTTgcataactttgaaaactttaaGACTTTACACTAAATCATAATCAAATACGTTTAGgcaattgatgatattttgaaaacttaggataaaaaaaattgagggattaaaaataacTATCATTGGtttctactcctcaattcttttcacaagcaatcctaaaagttaaaactaacttctatactatatgtaccttcaaatttgatCTTCAATACAGCTTTGGAAGGTAACCCTTTCTtcctttatctcctttgatttatcctgtgttatcttaaaatgtcatcctttctttaaAAGCACAAATCCATCATGAATTCCTTGAGTTTTTTTCTTTATTCTTTGAGAAGcataacacttaaaacaatgttagtttgattctagttgagttttgttatcatcaaaatctatgatcctttgagctcatggggtcaacaatctccctctTTTTTATGATggcaaaactcaattgaatcaccatgtaagaattgacaagtgtgagtatgtgtatgaatgtatatgtGGGAATAACTTCCCTTATGTATGTACTTATATCAAcacatattaataaataattcccccttaataatttcaatgaaatattcataaacaTTTTTTGTCACAAGGAGTTTTAGGCAGTGTGACTAaaatactaactaaatatgcataAGATATTTTCATAAGCTATATCAACAATATATTAATCACAAGTTATATCAACAAGATCACTCATTCATTTCTCCCCCTTTTCAGCATCAAAAGAACATGGGAGAAAACATACTCATGTGTATAAAtcaaaattcagtttaagtgCAGTGAACAAAATAGTAGATAACTAATTAATGTCCAaaaaactaaaactaaaaataGCAAACAGAGTAGCAAACTAAGAAACAGACTGTCAGACAAAATAAAATCAGTAAGCATCTAGTAAGGTGATCTATTCTTTGAGCCTAGAGCTTCTTCTGATTTGTCTCGGAGCAGCCATTTTTACCCTTTTAGGCTTGACAAGTTTATCACTTAGGGTTTGTAGAACTTCAGTAGCCATTGCAGTTCCAGGTGTTAAAGGTACAATAGAGCCGGCAACTAACTCAGATGCAGCAACAACACCGGATTCTACAGTAGGCTTTTTGCTAGTTTTAGCCTTTTTGCCAGATGATTTACCAGTTTTTTCTTTCTGCTTACTATTTTGTTCCTCTTTAGCTGTTTTTGCCTTTCCTTTAGCAGATGCAGCAGGAGCAGGAGTCTGTAGTTCTGGCTCAGAAGCAGAGTCACTCATGTCATCTCCATttccttctttgctgcctccTCTTCCATTTCCATCATCggattcttcttcctctttttcaatttcttcttcttcctcttcctcttcttcttgttctgtttccttttcttctccttcttcttcttctttcttttcttcttcttcttcttcttcttcttcttcttcttcttcttcttcttcttcttcttcttcttcttcttcttcttcttcttcttcttcttctgtttggggaacagaaccagtagcagcagccttactggtttctccagtTTCAGTGCTTGAAAGAcccaaatgaactttgattttGGATAGCTCATCCACAATTTTATACATCATCATCAAAGTTCCATCAATATTAGAATCAAGTGCATTCATAAAAACATCTTGAAATTGCCTTAAATTGTTCACTTCTTCCAGAATTTCTTCAACATCAAAAGCACCACTTGCACTGCCCTTAGAACTAACACCTTGTTCAAAACTTAGTTTTCTGCCATCATCATTTTTCT
This is a stretch of genomic DNA from Hevea brasiliensis isolate MT/VB/25A 57/8 chromosome 12, ASM3005281v1, whole genome shotgun sequence. It encodes these proteins:
- the LOC110633986 gene encoding light-harvesting complex-like protein OHP2, chloroplastic codes for the protein MTVASSIPCIRIPNPSSSCSSPSSSSSSATSSTSSCFRFSTTVKPCAVTIRSSQAEGPIRRPVAPPLREPSPPSPSPPLKPVPPSSPSSTVVPPPKPAAQVALEDKNVITLEFQRQKGKELQEYFKQKKLEESDEGPFFGFLSKNEIANGRWAMFGFAVGMLTEYATGSDFVDQVKILLSNFGIIDLE